One part of the Streptomyces lydicus genome encodes these proteins:
- a CDS encoding DoxX family protein: MVADGRSARALARLLAGAGTLHFLAPQPFDALVPRRLPGTRRAWTYASGAAELAVAAALALPRTRRAGALAAAGLFVAVSPAHLKMARDWRDRPAPFRALAYARIPAQLPLIGWALHAARQAGE, encoded by the coding sequence ATGGTGGCCGACGGCCGTTCCGCCCGTGCGCTCGCCCGACTGCTGGCGGGCGCCGGAACGCTGCACTTCCTCGCTCCGCAGCCGTTCGACGCGTTGGTGCCCCGCCGGCTGCCGGGCACCCGGCGCGCCTGGACGTACGCCAGCGGCGCCGCCGAGCTCGCCGTCGCCGCCGCGCTCGCGCTGCCCCGCACCCGCCGGGCCGGTGCGCTCGCCGCCGCCGGGCTGTTCGTCGCCGTCTCCCCGGCCCACCTCAAGATGGCCCGCGACTGGCGCGACCGCCCGGCACCGTTCAGGGCCCTCGCCTACGCCCGGATCCCGGCCCAGCTCCCGCTGATCGGCTGGGCCCTGCACGCCGCCCGGCAGGCCGGGGAGTAG